The proteins below are encoded in one region of Archocentrus centrarchus isolate MPI-CPG fArcCen1 chromosome 13, fArcCen1, whole genome shotgun sequence:
- the arhgap32a gene encoding rho GTPase-activating protein 32: MEAGCVVAAVIENAASGPQGEPGSSDVLEGDMLPSSEPDKDDALLQATNSNLLEEKQPQETSTAMARSDDITEHPAEPILRSCVSTASMKVKNMKKLTFPRGHFPRLAECAHFHYETVDFGNVQLTFAEGQSEGPKAGLDSKELVFLVQITCQGRNWLVKRSYEDFRVLDKHLHLCIYDRRYSQLTELPRYDTLKDTAESVTTMLATYLSRFSTIADNKINCGPVLTWMEIDNKGNHLLVSEEASINVPAIAAAHVTKRYTAQATDELTFEVGDIVSVIDMPPKEDTGWWRGKHGFQVGFFPCDCVELINDKIPPSVQSSVPKPVCKKHGKLVTFLRSFMKSRPPPQKLRQRGILRERVFGCDLGEHLHNSGHEVPQVVKCCAEFIEKHGVVDGIYRLSGISSNIQKLRHEFDSEQIPDLSRDVYRQDIHSVGSLCKLYFRELPNPLLTYQLYDRFSEAVSAATDEERLVKIHNVIQQLPPPHYRTLEFLMRHLSHLATFSSITNMHTKNLAIVWAPNLLRSRQIESACFSGTAAFMEVRIQSVVVEFILNNTEALFSPKLNSIIRESTGNNTLSRPKSLMVCSPSTKLLSIEEAQARTQAHLGSPATTPCLTHSDYIEVGEGPGALLGKFHTVIELPTESSKRPPAKAKKSPVGNWLSFFHLGKSHSVSKRKLKRHPSEPNEIKSIALPGGRGDSGTLRSTKSEESLTSLQNFEGEPSSYRPLRPRSTSEAISAMSKDDLHYSGSKHHHKTNPPNESHSGADRVNTASGISPPQQEDDLDLSPPAAGISTLDFDPMSFQCSPPSATPGPQYSKDGNKWRKNVGCSSESEPIYGRPQSPDISPVLSKGGKKVTHKQLSPKLRKKSFKTQADVQSASVSLPPQLASSTPVDNSEAPVADGKEPKAPYQRCSPRSTASQASAATDLSQSAQNMPDPGTDRLMSSVAVLPPHPPLTSAARKLALALAETAQKASSGSQRRGNVSLHPLHRQEASHVQDRPPRPSVLDLKVYPQEYSGPRVSSVSQWQTSVHNPVETHCYSHPLHFLPSHLCSEPLQVTDGQESMCNFPPNVSPLGSGSLDEGSAERRDCREEKELSNVTQTEHTYQSVGVSTPTQPVYSAQSPSSSPGYVNTDSINVFNFRSVLAETSMPASIEEVFPHPSQPSLTHHYNPEEETPLGMHEDVYSNQHYQHHHHHHHHRPVQAGRMPAPHWPRPDALPRHLSGPKSLYRQSSEGRYSSLGLRHPLSPQYRRYRRNEHLISGCHRQQGQWQRSDDRVVGHPAIRRARSFHAPQISHYELAETEVLPPDTMFYVEQTAGQEAPYQRLMHAGLHPVRPQFENTRADYHCSPYSNVNPVDGSRYYMEPCRQGGIRHSKSYTVRSTRESGQSDYYNYSPQRVPPVNRELFIESRDTLVYEARDAEVFERVVYQPVMQESKSRHKNTYPAASPCESPVSPADTRSRDIMHTRSKSDPGNACLLSTDKMESVTSPTSQRSQRVDPEVTRRQCGHRSGADSGPSRRIHIKEGSFQQPPLRKVPSLPERGCPNLKNIEHNDRSHMRGHDQDRLMMPNAVPSYSGIVKPSILRRPGRSQSTRENRHYYHYHAKSQMDPEHLGSFSNRRTQSTKVRPTQYDHMEGYYAAPKPKPTRSVKAAAGYLPGQGCMSPHGHRLLSQALGHEAFYHAALRSEAGVYE; the protein is encoded by the exons ATGGAGGCTGGATGCGTGGTTGCCGCGGTGATTGAGAATGCTGCCTCAGGACCCCAGGGAGAACCAGGAAGTAGTGACGTCCTTGAGGG TGACATGTTGCCATCTTCCGAGCCAGACAAAGACGATGCCTTACTTCAAGCCACTAACAGTAATCTGCTAGAGGAGAAACAACCACAGGAGACATCCACTGCCATG GCAAGGAGCGATGACATCACAGAGCACCCGGCTGAGCCCATCCTGCGCTCCTGCGTCAGCACGGCCAGCATGAAGGTCAAGAACATGAAGAA gctgacGTTCCCCAGAGGTCACTTCCCCAGATTGGCAGAATGTGCCCATTTCCACTATGAGACAGTTGATTTTGGCAATGTTCAG CTGACCTTTGCAGAGGGGCAGAGTGAAGGACCAAAGGCTGGTCTGGACTCCAAGGAGCTGGTCTTTCTGGTCCAGATCACTTGCCAG ggTCGAAACTGGCTGGTGAAAAGATCTTATGAAGATTTCCGGGTGCTcgacaaacatctgcacttgtGTATCTACGACCGCCGTTACTCCCAGCTCACCGAGCTGCCACGATACGACACGTTGAAAGATACTGCGGAG TCAGTAACCACAATGTTGGCAACCTACCTGTCCCGCTTCTCTACCATTGCTGACAACAAGATCAACTGTGGTCCAGTATTAACATGGATGGAg atcgACAACAAGGGGAACCATCTGCTGGTGTCTGAAGAAGCCTCAATCAACGTCCCCGCCATAGCCGCTGCCCACGTCACCAAGCGATACACAGCGCAGGCCACAGACGAGCTAACTTTTGAG GTGGGGGACATTGTGTCAGTTATCGACATGCCTCCTAAAGAAGACACAGGCTGGTGGCGAGGGAAACATGGATTTCAG gttggtTTCTTCCCCTGTGACTGTGTTGAGCTGATAAATGACAAGATTCCCCCCAGTGTTCAAAGCTCAGTGCCAAAGCCAg TGTGTAAGAAGCATGGAAAGCTGGTAACGTTCCTGAGGTCTTTTATGAAGTCTCGACCGCCGCCACAGAAGCTCCGGCAGCGTGGTATCCTCCGAGAGCGAGTATTTGGCTGTGACCTGGGGGAACATCTCCACAACTCAGGTCATGAGg TCCCCCAGGTTGTTAAGTGCTGTGCAGAGTTCATAGAGAAGCATGGAGTCGTGGATGGGATCTACAGGCTCTCAGGGATCTCCTCCAACATTCAGAAACTGAG GCATGAATTTGACTCTGAGCAGATCCCAGACCTGAGCAGAGATGTCTACAGACAGGATATCCACTCAGTGGGCTCCCTCTGCAAACTGTACTTCAGGGAGCTGCCCAACCCTCTCCTCACCTACCAGCTCTATGACAGATTCTCA GAGGCTGTGTCTGCAGCCACAGATGAGGAGAGGCTGGTCAAAATCCACAATGTCATCCAGCAGCTGCCTCCCCCACATTACAG GACGCTGGAGTTCCTCATGAGGCACCTCTCCCACCTAGCCACCTTCAGCTCCATCACTAACATGCACACAAAGAACCTAGCTATCGTCTGGGCACCTAACCTCCTCAG GTCCAGACAGATTGAGTCGGCCTGCTTTAGTGGCACAGCCGCATTCATGGAGGTGCGAATCCAGTCTGTGGTGGTGGAATTCATCCTTAACAATACTGAGGCTCTCTTCAGCCCCAAACTCAATTCTATCATAAGGGAAAGTACTG GTAACAACACCTTATCCAGACCAAAGTCCCTGATGGTCTGCTCCCCATCCACTAAGTTACTGTCTATAGAGGAAGCTCAGGCTCGCACTCAGGCACATCTGGGCTCCCCAGCTACCACCCCCTGCCTCACCCACAGTGACTACATCGAGGTCGGAGAGGGACCTGGAGCTCTGCTCGGCAAGTTCCACACAGTCATTGAGCTCCCGACAGAGAG CAGCAAGCGGCCTCCTGCTAAGGCTAAGAAGTCTCCGGTGGGGAACTGGCTCTCTTTTTTCCACCTGGGCAAGTCCCATTCTGTGTCCAAACGTAAACTGAAGCGACACCCGAGTGAGCCGAACGAGATAAAGAGCATTGCACTGCCAG GGGGAAGAGGAGATAGTGGCACTTTGCGCTCTACCAAAAGTGAAGAATCTCTCACCTCTTTGCAAAATTTTGAAG GCGAGCCTTCAAGTTACCGTCCTCTCAGACCTCGTTCAACTAGTGAGGCCATTTCTGCCATGAGTAAAGACGACCTCCACTACAGCGGGAGTAAACACCACCACAAAACGAACCCGCCAAATGAGAGTCACTCTGGTGCTGATCGTGTCAATACCGCATCAGGCATTTCACCTCCACAGCAGGAGGACGACCTCGACCTTTCTCCGCCGGCTGCAGGCATTTCTACTTTAGACTTTGACCCCATGTCTTTTCAGTGCAGCCCACCCTCAGCAACCCCTGGACCCCAATACAGCAAAGATGGAAATAAGTGGAGGAAGAATGTTGGGTGTTCCAGTGAATCAGAGCCCATCTATGGCCGACCACAGTCTCCAGACATTAGCCCAGTTCTCAGTAAAGGTGGGAAGAAGGTTACCCACAAGCAGCTCTCCCCTAAACTCAGgaagaaatcatttaaaacacaAGCAGATGTTCAGTCTGCATCTGTATCTCTGCCCCCTCAGCTGGCTTCTTCTACCCCAGTGGATAACAGTGAAGCTCCAGTGGCAGATGGAAAAGAGCCCAAAGCACCCTATCAACGCTGCAGCCCACGCAGCACAGCAAGCCAGGCATCAGCTGCGACAGACCTCAGTCAGTCCGCACAGAACATGCCCGATCCAG GAACAGATAGACTTATGAGTTCAGTCGCTGTTCTCCCTCCTCACCCTCCCTTGACGAGTGCTGCACGCAAGTTGGCTTTGGCCCTGGCCGAAACTGCTCAAAAGGCCAGCAgtggctcccaaagaagaggcAATGTTTCCTTGCATCCGCTCCATCGACAGGAAGCATCTCACGTCCAGGACAGACCGCCACGGCCCTCAGTTCTTGATCTAAAAGTGTATCCCCAGGAGTACAGCGGCCCTCGTGTCTCCTCTGTTTCCCAGTGGCAAACATCAGTGCACAACCCTGTGGAGACCCACTGCTACTCTCATCCTCTTCATTTCCTGCCTTCACACCTCTGCTCAGAGCCGCTACAGGTCACCGACGGACAGGAAAGCATGTGCAATTTCCCTCCTAATGTCAGTCCACTCGGGTCAGGGAGCTTGGATGAAGGCAGTGCAGAGAGGAGGGActgcagagaggaaaaagagctTAGCAATGTCACACAAACAGAGCACACCTATCAGAGTGTTGGAGTTTCAACACCCACTCAGCCTGTCTACTCGGCTCAGAGCCCGTCAAGTTCTCCTGGATACGTCAACACAGACtctataaatgtttttaatttccgCTCTGTTCTGGCAGAGACCTCCATGCCCGCCTCCATTGAGGAGGTCTTTCCACATCCATCACAGCCCTCCTTAACCCATCACTACAACCCAGAGGAGGAGACACCTCTGGGCATGCATGAGGATGTCTATAGTAATCAACAttatcaacatcatcatcatcatcatcatcaccggCCAGTTCAAGCAGGACGAATGCCTGCACCTCACTGGCCTCGGCCTGATGCTCTCCCACGTCACCTTTCTGGGCCAAAAAGCTTGTACAGGCAGTCCTCTGAAGGCCGCTACAGCAGTTTAGGTTTAAGGCACCCTTTGTCACCTCAGTACAGACGATACCGTAGAAATGAACACCTTATCAGTGGCTGCCACAGGCAACAAGGCCAGTGGCAGAGGTCAGATGATAGAGTAGTCGGGCACCCGGCCATCCGGAGGGCTCGCTCCTTCCATGCCCCTCAGATTAGTCACTACGAGTTGGCAGAGACAGAAGTCCTGCCCCCTGACACCATGTTTTATGTCGAGCAGACGGCAGGCCAGGAAGCACCTTATCAGAGGTTGATGCACGCTGGTCTTCATCCTGTGCGGCCACAGTTTGAGAACACCCGTGCTGACTACCACTGCAGCCCCTATTCAAATGTGAACCCAGTAGACGGTTCTCGTTATTACATGGAGCCCTGCCGGCAAGGCGGTATCCGACACAGCAAGTCTTACACCGTGCGTTCCACAAGAGAAAGCGGACAATCAGATTACTACAACTACTCTCCGCAGCGCGTTCCTCCTGTGAACAGAGAGCTTTTCATAGAAAGCAGGGACACTCTTGTTTATGAGGCGAGGGATGCAGAAGTTTTTGAAAGAGTCGTATATCAACCAGTCATGCAGGAGAGTAAATCCagacataaaaacacatatCCAGCTGCGTCTCCTTGTGAGAGTCCTGTCTCACCCGCTGACACAAGAAGTAGAGACATAATGCACACAAGAAGCAAGTCAGACCCCGGAAATGCCTGCCTCCTCTCCACTGACAAGATGGAAAGTGTTACATCCCCGACTTCCCAGAGGTCCCAACGTGTAGACCCCGAGGTCACCAGGCGGCAGTGTGGTCACCGCTCTGGTGCAGACTCTGGGCCATCCAGGAGGATTCACATCAAAGAAGGTTCCTTTCAGCAGCCACCGCTTCGCAAAGTCCCCTCTCTCCCAGAAAGAGGCTGTCCTAATCTCAAGAACATCGAGCACAATGACAGAAGCCATATGCGAGGTCATGACCAGGATCGATTAATGATGCCCAACGCTGTCCCCAGCTACTCTGGTATTGTGAAACCCAGCATCCTCAGGAGGCCCGGGAGGTCACAGAGCACCAGAGAAAACCGTCACTACTACCATTACCATGCGAAATCCCAAATGGATCCTGAACATCTGGGTTCTTTTTCCAACAGAAGGACTCAGAGCACTAAAGTCAGGCCCACACAATATGACCACATGGAGGGGTATTACGCAGCACCCAAACCTAAACCCACAAGATCCGTTAAAGCCGCGGCAGGATATTTGCCTGGCCAGGGCTGCATGTCTCCCCACGGGCACAGACTGTTGTCCCAGGCTCTGGGTCATGAGGCTTTTTATCATGCTGCACTGAGATCAGAAGCCGGGGTCTACGAGTGA